Proteins from a single region of Leuconostoc gasicomitatum LMG 18811:
- a CDS encoding endolytic transglycosylase MltG gives MESRKKRHQHEIKAAESLDAAQNKLSNGKRRKIHGTRNRIIGVILAIFVIVGIVFMAKTLLTDKNAALNPQDTTFKTVNIPTGSTASQMGQTLQNKKIIKNSKNFYKYAMSQGAEKLQAGTYQLSPSQTTQLIFEQMTSGPGAAPKLPKGYVLVSVGQTADQVAQHIADEVSGVSEQDILTALDSKSLINQMQKKYPDLLRGVDQSNTKTGKLLDYIYPQAFDLSKDKTAHAVIANLLEVSNKTMQPYYGTLKENGLPTPNIMALLATSGKSEFERRLAFVRKVAPYAQELSKKYGLLASVSIAQAAHESNWDNSKLSSKYNNFYGVKTQDETPGKSVVLDTTEYVDGKPETQQARFAVYDSWKDSMREHAETIVNGNTWNPNQFKDVIAAKNYKQAAKALYDNHYATDVNYTKLLVNVIETWNMQRYDK, from the coding sequence ATGGAATCTAGAAAAAAAAGACATCAACATGAAATTAAAGCTGCCGAATCGCTAGACGCAGCACAAAATAAATTATCTAATGGTAAACGAAGAAAAATACATGGTACACGAAATCGTATAATTGGAGTGATTTTAGCAATTTTTGTCATTGTAGGCATTGTATTTATGGCAAAAACATTATTGACAGATAAGAATGCAGCATTGAATCCACAGGATACAACTTTTAAAACTGTTAATATACCAACTGGTTCAACAGCTTCACAAATGGGGCAAACGTTACAAAATAAAAAAATAATCAAAAATAGTAAAAACTTTTACAAATATGCCATGTCTCAAGGGGCTGAAAAATTACAAGCAGGCACTTACCAACTGTCACCTTCACAAACAACACAGTTAATTTTTGAACAGATGACGAGTGGACCAGGTGCTGCACCAAAGTTACCTAAGGGTTATGTGTTAGTTTCTGTTGGTCAAACAGCTGATCAAGTTGCGCAACACATTGCTGATGAAGTTTCAGGTGTATCTGAACAGGACATTCTGACAGCATTAGATAGTAAATCGTTAATTAATCAAATGCAAAAAAAATATCCTGATTTATTGCGTGGCGTGGATCAGTCAAATACGAAAACAGGTAAATTATTAGATTATATTTATCCGCAAGCATTTGATTTGAGTAAAGATAAAACAGCGCATGCAGTTATTGCTAACTTGCTGGAAGTATCTAATAAAACGATGCAACCATACTATGGTACGCTTAAAGAAAATGGTTTGCCAACACCAAATATTATGGCCTTACTAGCAACTTCTGGAAAATCTGAATTTGAGAGGCGCCTAGCATTTGTACGCAAAGTGGCCCCTTATGCGCAAGAATTATCGAAAAAGTATGGCTTATTAGCGTCAGTATCTATTGCGCAAGCAGCACACGAATCGAATTGGGATAATTCTAAATTATCTTCAAAGTATAATAATTTCTATGGTGTCAAAACGCAAGATGAAACGCCGGGTAAATCTGTTGTATTAGATACAACGGAATATGTTGATGGTAAGCCAGAAACACAACAAGCACGTTTTGCAGTATATGACAGTTGGAAAGACAGTATGCGTGAACACGCTGAAACCATTGTAAATGGGAATACGTGGAATCCAAATCAATTTAAAGATGTTATTGCTGCAAAAAACTACAAGCAAGCAGCTAAAGCACTCTATGATAATCATTATGCCACTGATGTTAATTATACGAAGTTATTAGTTAATGTTATTGAAACTTGGAACATGCAACGCTATGATAAATAA
- the greA gene encoding transcription elongation factor GreA, which translates to MSEEKVFPMTAEGRNKLQAELEDLITNQRPEITKRIQIARSYGDLSENSEYQSAKDEQAFVEGRIQTLKKMIENAEIIDPNATAADEVSLGKTVTFKELPNEDAETYAIVGSTESDPVAGKISNESAMAVALLGKKVGDKVNVPLPSGDNISVEILKVEK; encoded by the coding sequence ATGTCAGAAGAAAAAGTATTTCCAATGACAGCTGAGGGACGCAACAAACTACAAGCTGAATTGGAAGATCTCATTACAAACCAACGCCCAGAAATTACTAAAAGAATTCAAATTGCACGTTCATATGGTGATTTATCAGAAAACTCAGAGTATCAATCTGCAAAAGATGAACAAGCTTTCGTTGAAGGCCGCATTCAAACTTTGAAAAAAATGATTGAAAATGCTGAAATTATTGATCCAAATGCAACAGCAGCTGATGAAGTTTCACTTGGTAAAACTGTAACTTTTAAAGAATTACCAAATGAAGATGCTGAAACATATGCTATTGTTGGATCAACTGAATCTGATCCTGTAGCAGGTAAAATTTCAAACGAATCAGCAATGGCTGTTGCTCTGCTCGGTAAAAAAGTTGGTGACAAAGTCAACGTACCATTACCTAGTGGAGATAACATTAGTGTTGAGATTTTAAAAGTTGAAAAATAG
- a CDS encoding GRP family sugar transporter: MNVAILLALVPALAWGSVGLVNTKMGGTAGQQTLGMTFGALIFGLGTMLLYVIPNHAYLGPEIWIVGIASGLVWAIGTAGQFLAIKDLGVSLAIPLSTAGQIVTNALMAAVVLGDWKTGKMWLIGIISIIAVVIGATLISARDRALNSGISDQVKAKSMTKGLLYLVISTAGFMIYFVLPNFLNKINYISDDIKNKSNGVDYMTAIVGPQAIGQVIGAFLIVIFVLKEADKMFGKPTWKNIVTGLVWAIGNIFMFISAANPAVGQTIATTFSQLGIIVATFGGIYLLGEKKSNYQMKLIIVGTILVVIGAIIIGNINKFV; the protein is encoded by the coding sequence ATGAACGTAGCAATTCTTCTGGCATTGGTTCCAGCATTAGCGTGGGGGTCTGTGGGACTCGTTAATACAAAAATGGGTGGGACAGCTGGTCAGCAAACTTTGGGAATGACATTTGGGGCATTGATATTTGGTCTAGGGACAATGCTTTTATATGTTATACCAAATCATGCATATTTAGGTCCAGAAATATGGATTGTTGGTATTGCTTCAGGGCTAGTTTGGGCCATAGGAACAGCTGGTCAGTTTTTGGCAATTAAAGATCTCGGTGTGTCACTTGCTATTCCATTATCAACCGCTGGTCAAATAGTTACAAATGCTTTGATGGCCGCTGTTGTTTTGGGTGATTGGAAAACTGGGAAAATGTGGCTTATTGGAATCATTTCAATTATTGCTGTGGTGATTGGTGCAACCTTGATTTCTGCGCGTGATAGGGCACTAAATTCTGGGATTAGTGATCAAGTAAAAGCCAAAAGCATGACTAAAGGGTTATTATATTTAGTCATTTCAACTGCAGGATTTATGATTTACTTTGTGTTACCAAATTTTTTGAATAAAATTAATTATATTTCAGATGATATTAAGAATAAAAGTAATGGCGTCGATTATATGACCGCTATTGTTGGTCCGCAAGCTATTGGACAAGTTATCGGTGCATTCTTGATTGTTATTTTCGTGTTAAAAGAAGCAGATAAGATGTTTGGCAAGCCAACTTGGAAAAATATTGTGACAGGGTTGGTTTGGGCGATTGGAAATATTTTTATGTTTATTTCAGCCGCAAATCCCGCTGTTGGTCAAACTATCGCCACAACATTTTCACAACTTGGTATTATTGTAGCGACATTTGGTGGTATTTATTTGTTAGGTGAAAAGAAATCTAACTATCAAATGAAGCTAATCATTGTTGGAACAATTTTAGTGGTGATTGGCGCTATTATTATTGGGAATATCAATAAATTTGTATAA
- a CDS encoding acetate/propionate family kinase encodes MAKTMAVNAGSSSLKFQLLEMPAEQVIAQGVIERIGMDDAIVTIKYDSEVERLIDDSEDEDHITLSKNGKDKKYENVLAIKDHQQAINFMLQKLTDLGIIEDFNEITGVGHRVVAGGEWFNHSVVVNDSVLEKIDRLADYAPLHNPANAMGIRAFQKLLPDALSVAVFDTSFHQSMPEENYLYSLPYEYYTRYGARKYGAHGTSHRYVAMRAAEMLGKDLKSLKLITLHLGAGASITAIKDGKSLDTSMGFSPLAGVTMATRSGDVDPSLVYYIQEREGLSNDDMLNILNKKSGLLGLSTISSDMRDLLDVQDTNDHARLAVKIFINRIIKYIGQYIAEMGGVDAIVFTAGIGENSIPVRQAIIDKLEYFNVSLDIEANKIRGKEVEISTKSSRVKALLIPTNEELMIARDVESLK; translated from the coding sequence ATGGCTAAGACAATGGCTGTTAATGCGGGGAGTTCATCATTAAAATTCCAATTATTGGAAATGCCAGCAGAACAAGTAATTGCGCAGGGTGTTATTGAACGAATAGGTATGGATGATGCTATTGTAACAATCAAGTATGATTCTGAAGTGGAACGCTTGATTGATGACTCCGAAGATGAGGATCATATCACCCTTTCTAAAAATGGCAAGGACAAAAAATATGAAAATGTGCTTGCAATTAAAGACCATCAACAAGCCATTAATTTTATGTTACAAAAATTAACAGATCTTGGCATTATCGAAGATTTTAATGAAATTACAGGTGTTGGACATCGTGTTGTCGCTGGTGGTGAATGGTTTAATCATTCGGTTGTTGTGAATGATTCAGTTCTAGAAAAAATTGATCGGTTAGCAGACTATGCACCATTACATAATCCTGCCAATGCCATGGGAATCCGCGCTTTCCAAAAATTATTGCCAGATGCTTTGTCGGTTGCCGTATTTGATACGTCTTTCCACCAATCTATGCCTGAAGAAAACTATCTTTATTCGTTACCATATGAATACTACACGCGATATGGTGCACGTAAATATGGTGCTCATGGGACGTCACATCGTTACGTTGCGATGCGGGCAGCAGAAATGCTTGGCAAAGACTTGAAATCATTGAAATTAATTACACTCCATTTAGGTGCAGGTGCCTCAATTACAGCTATTAAGGATGGCAAGTCACTTGATACATCAATGGGATTTTCGCCACTAGCAGGTGTCACAATGGCTACACGTTCGGGTGATGTTGACCCCTCGCTTGTATACTATATTCAAGAGCGCGAAGGTCTATCTAATGATGACATGCTAAACATATTGAACAAGAAATCAGGCTTACTTGGTTTATCAACTATTTCTTCAGATATGCGTGATTTATTGGATGTGCAAGATACAAATGATCATGCTAGATTAGCAGTTAAAATTTTTATTAATCGTATTATAAAATATATTGGTCAATACATCGCCGAAATGGGTGGTGTTGATGCAATTGTATTTACAGCAGGTATTGGGGAAAATTCGATACCAGTTAGACAAGCAATTATTGATAAATTAGAGTATTTTAATGTGTCATTAGATATTGAAGCTAACAAGATTCGTGGAAAAGAAGTAGAAATTTCGACGAAATCATCACGTGTAAAAGCCTTATTAATTCCAACAAATGAAGAATTAATGATTGCCCGTGATGTAGAATCATTGAAGTAA
- a CDS encoding peptidoglycan recognition protein family protein, producing the protein MGYNIERNIVVPGQPDKENGFAVPPFGQVHMHSTANTSATMDNEVAYLKNNWPNGYYTHLVGEGGRIIQVADTNGGAWDVGGDWNHETYAAIEFAERVTSQADFDKSYRAYIWLTRKLADECGADYVLDDDDIIGIKTHNYASRTGHGSDHVDPLPFLQKWGISYDQLKKDVLNGLDEEKPMPKPKFKENDYIRLIDKASASAYNTPIDKGTKSTWGRIDGNPFELHKSNSNFAYRVAFWYPNGVVFWNILEQDLQIK; encoded by the coding sequence ATGGGATATAATATTGAACGCAACATCGTCGTACCTGGACAACCCGACAAGGAAAATGGTTTTGCAGTGCCTCCATTCGGACAAGTTCATATGCATTCCACAGCTAACACTTCAGCAACAATGGACAATGAAGTAGCCTATTTAAAGAATAACTGGCCTAATGGTTACTATACCCATTTAGTTGGTGAGGGTGGCCGTATTATTCAAGTAGCTGATACCAATGGTGGCGCATGGGATGTAGGTGGAGACTGGAATCATGAAACGTATGCCGCAATTGAGTTCGCTGAACGAGTAACTTCACAGGCAGATTTTGACAAGTCTTATCGTGCTTATATTTGGTTAACACGAAAGCTGGCCGATGAGTGTGGAGCTGACTACGTCTTAGACGATGATGATATTATTGGCATCAAAACTCATAATTATGCATCACGAACAGGACATGGATCAGATCATGTTGACCCACTACCATTCCTACAAAAGTGGGGTATTAGTTATGACCAACTTAAAAAGGATGTTCTTAATGGACTAGATGAGGAGAAACCTATGCCTAAACCAAAGTTTAAAGAAAATGACTATATTCGTTTAATTGACAAAGCAAGCGCTTCTGCTTATAACACGCCAATTGATAAGGGTACTAAATCGACATGGGGACGTATTGATGGTAATCCGTTTGAACTCCACAAGTCTAATTCCAACTTTGCATACCGGGTTGCTTTCTGGTATCCAAATGGAGTTGTGTTCTGGAATATTTTGGAACAAGATTTACAAATTAAATAG
- a CDS encoding class I SAM-dependent methyltransferase, which produces MTQEKIATYFEALTTSTQALAQDADISMIDALIEVLEDIHAGNIQHELDMPTAETTDKIQNLITDFDWQHMTQADLRKVLQLVILKANRDDKTPTNYQLTPDGIGYLLADFLSQTANLSDGDTIIDITVGTGNLLNTINDVLIMNNVKIKRIGIDNDDTQLALASAVDELLNQGTTEFYQEDVISTKDVPKSKAVIADLPVGYYPIQPGDDYDTRATEGRSFVHHLLIEKSLEFVTEDGWVYLIVPANILNGDNAKNLLKLVANKAQLKAFLQLPNEFFKDQRAAKAILVLQKKDVGTKTEVLMGQYPTLKDIAALKKFLQEIAAWVKLDKEQDSI; this is translated from the coding sequence ATGACACAAGAAAAAATCGCAACATATTTTGAGGCACTAACAACTAGCACACAAGCATTAGCACAAGATGCAGATATTAGCATGATTGATGCGTTAATTGAGGTACTAGAAGATATTCATGCTGGTAATATTCAACATGAATTAGATATGCCAACAGCGGAGACAACTGACAAAATACAAAATTTAATCACTGATTTTGATTGGCAACATATGACACAAGCAGACTTAAGAAAAGTATTGCAGTTAGTTATTTTGAAAGCTAATCGAGACGATAAAACGCCTACTAATTATCAATTAACACCAGATGGAATCGGTTATTTGTTGGCAGATTTTTTGTCACAAACCGCAAATTTATCAGATGGTGACACGATCATAGATATTACAGTGGGAACGGGTAATTTACTTAATACAATTAACGATGTATTAATAATGAACAATGTGAAAATCAAACGAATAGGTATTGATAACGACGACACGCAATTAGCGTTAGCATCAGCTGTTGATGAGTTACTTAACCAAGGCACAACCGAATTTTACCAAGAAGATGTAATTTCAACAAAAGATGTTCCTAAATCTAAAGCAGTTATTGCAGATCTGCCAGTAGGTTACTACCCAATACAACCAGGGGATGATTACGATACGCGTGCGACAGAGGGCCGATCATTTGTGCATCACTTGTTGATTGAAAAAAGTTTGGAATTTGTAACTGAAGATGGTTGGGTCTACTTAATTGTGCCAGCCAATATTTTAAACGGAGACAATGCTAAAAACTTATTAAAACTTGTGGCTAATAAAGCACAACTTAAGGCTTTCTTGCAATTACCAAATGAATTCTTTAAGGATCAACGCGCAGCTAAAGCTATACTTGTACTGCAAAAAAAAGATGTTGGAACAAAAACAGAGGTGTTAATGGGGCAGTATCCAACTTTAAAAGATATTGCTGCTTTGAAAAAATTTTTGCAAGAAATTGCTGCTTGGGTTAAACTTGATAAAGAACAGGATAGTATATAG
- a CDS encoding YfhO family protein: protein MNKKNIFISPLALSFWLPLLVMLSYFIYRGMSPFGTSSVLTVDLGQQYIDQFAAFKHTLISHPSSFFYSFSNALGGDMISEWAYYLMSPFNLIYLFVPLMQLPAAILIVTVLKFGTAGLSMAYLLKSLKLQKNYYVSLFAINYALSGWFIANDLNLLWLDAAILLPLLILQLEQLFNRPTYWRYALILGLTIISNYYIAYMIVIFITIYFIWRITWPNQIQPRWQTLKHFVVGSFIGGALSAWLILPTYYQLKLGKAQYSSDWSLKFDNNPLKLLFKLVPGSFDFNQMQTGQANFYVSAFILIALLTFFTTKTLHWTVKLGGATILVLLFLATTWAPLTLIFHGFQYPVWYPYRFSFIISFFMIYLAALSWQPNWRPNLSTIIIILLILVAFTAYALTMTHKIAYISQQSVAIFVSLFLLTLSMLLFKQQQRLWLPILIFITTISLASNVILSLNRFSYLTNTEYQNSIKSLNIADETLKKDKSWYRVAQTFQRTRGDAMMLDYYSGSHFSSALPKTTPNFFGNFGQPDGDNYVVYSNGSILSDALLGMKYVLTPNNHDRGRAGEPSTHLIGYRPDTIKYALQSNKGTSNVLNNPYALPIAFSANSKALKTPMLYNNPLQNQGNLWQDLSGDATSPIHVENFQQAIGHNVNAPTGITGAILTKENKAQPAQLNLQFTPATNDSYYLTLGSGLPIKEFDLLINNKVITQFSSYRHTVLVNLVTKAKNKPQTVTIRFKNTQSLVLNNFTLYRVDNNQFQRNNQQLKQHPIKITKRNERLIAGEITTTKQQQLIITTIPDAPGWHITLDGKSASPSKVANYFIAVHTTPGKHTIQFKYTPPLFWAGLFISLLAVLALILSLILKKTLARKRST from the coding sequence ATGAATAAAAAAAATATTTTCATATCACCATTAGCACTAAGTTTTTGGTTACCATTATTAGTCATGCTCAGTTATTTCATATATCGTGGTATGTCCCCATTTGGCACAAGTTCTGTTCTCACAGTCGATTTAGGTCAACAATATATTGACCAATTTGCTGCTTTCAAACACACTTTGATATCACATCCGAGTAGTTTTTTTTACTCTTTTAGTAATGCGTTAGGCGGTGATATGATCAGTGAATGGGCATATTATTTAATGAGCCCATTTAATTTAATTTATTTATTTGTGCCACTCATGCAACTACCAGCAGCTATTTTAATAGTCACTGTTTTAAAATTTGGAACTGCTGGTTTATCAATGGCCTATCTTTTAAAAAGTTTAAAACTACAAAAAAATTATTATGTTTCATTATTCGCAATTAATTATGCTCTTTCGGGCTGGTTTATTGCTAATGATCTGAATTTACTATGGCTCGACGCAGCAATTTTGTTGCCCCTTCTTATTTTGCAACTTGAACAACTTTTTAATCGTCCCACTTATTGGCGCTATGCGCTTATTCTTGGTTTAACCATTATTAGTAACTATTACATTGCCTACATGATCGTTATTTTTATAACAATTTATTTTATATGGCGTATAACATGGCCAAATCAAATACAACCGCGTTGGCAAACTTTAAAACACTTTGTAGTTGGCAGCTTTATTGGTGGTGCCTTGAGCGCCTGGCTAATATTACCAACTTACTATCAACTCAAACTAGGTAAGGCACAGTACAGTTCCGATTGGTCATTAAAATTTGATAATAATCCACTGAAACTCCTATTCAAACTTGTTCCTGGTAGTTTTGATTTTAACCAAATGCAAACAGGTCAAGCAAATTTCTATGTTTCTGCATTTATATTAATTGCATTACTAACTTTTTTTACCACCAAAACATTACATTGGACAGTTAAATTAGGTGGTGCTACTATTCTTGTCTTGTTATTTTTGGCTACAACGTGGGCACCGTTAACTTTAATATTCCATGGTTTTCAATATCCTGTTTGGTATCCTTACCGATTCAGTTTTATTATCAGTTTTTTCATGATTTACTTGGCTGCGCTCTCTTGGCAGCCCAATTGGCGCCCAAATTTAAGTACCATTATCATCATTTTATTAATCTTAGTTGCCTTTACCGCTTATGCACTCACAATGACTCATAAAATTGCATATATTAGTCAACAAAGTGTGGCTATTTTTGTTAGTCTTTTTCTGCTGACATTATCAATGCTGCTGTTTAAACAGCAGCAACGATTATGGCTCCCAATTCTCATTTTTATAACAACAATATCTTTGGCTTCAAACGTTATATTATCTCTCAATCGTTTCTCTTATCTCACAAATACAGAATACCAAAACAGCATCAAATCTCTTAATATAGCTGATGAGACTCTTAAAAAAGATAAATCATGGTATCGTGTGGCGCAAACATTTCAACGAACACGTGGAGATGCCATGATGCTTGATTATTATAGCGGCTCACACTTTAGTTCTGCTCTACCAAAAACAACCCCCAATTTTTTTGGCAATTTTGGTCAACCTGATGGGGATAATTACGTTGTTTATAGCAATGGCAGCATTTTGTCAGATGCCTTACTCGGAATGAAATATGTCCTTACACCAAATAACCACGACCGTGGACGCGCTGGTGAACCTAGCACGCATCTCATTGGATATCGGCCAGACACAATCAAATATGCCTTACAGTCAAATAAGGGTACAAGTAACGTTCTAAACAACCCCTATGCATTACCTATTGCTTTTTCGGCTAATTCAAAAGCTCTAAAGACCCCTATGTTATATAATAATCCCCTACAAAATCAAGGTAATCTTTGGCAAGATTTGTCTGGCGATGCAACATCCCCTATTCATGTTGAAAATTTTCAGCAAGCCATCGGACATAATGTTAACGCACCGACTGGTATTACAGGGGCTATATTAACAAAAGAAAACAAAGCACAACCTGCCCAATTAAATTTACAGTTTACCCCAGCAACAAATGATAGTTACTATCTCACACTTGGTTCAGGATTGCCCATCAAGGAATTTGACCTGTTAATCAATAATAAAGTCATTACGCAATTTAGTTCCTATCGTCACACTGTTCTAGTTAATTTAGTCACAAAGGCAAAAAATAAGCCTCAAACAGTTACCATTCGTTTTAAAAATACACAATCACTTGTTTTAAATAATTTTACCCTTTATCGTGTTGATAATAATCAGTTCCAGAGAAACAATCAACAGTTAAAGCAACATCCAATTAAAATCACTAAACGAAATGAACGTTTGATAGCAGGTGAAATTACCACAACTAAACAGCAACAATTAATTATAACAACAATTCCTGATGCACCGGGTTGGCATATTACTTTGGACGGCAAATCAGCATCACCAAGTAAAGTCGCAAATTATTTTATTGCTGTTCATACAACTCCTGGTAAACATACGATCCAGTTTAAATATACGCCACCACTGTTCTGGGCAGGGTTATTTATATCACTATTGGCTGTTTTGGCTTTAATACTCAGTCTGATACTTAAAAAAACACTTGCAAGAAAACGTTCCACATGA
- a CDS encoding competence protein ComGC yields the protein MLLILPNLGSQRQKAVETHATAMVSTVQTQIDLYANEHPENGSITMNNLVAEGYLTAKQAQKVKDLNITVANNEAHK from the coding sequence ATGCTCCTTATTTTGCCTAATCTCGGCTCACAGCGTCAAAAAGCAGTTGAAACACATGCAACGGCAATGGTGTCTACTGTACAAACACAAATAGATTTGTATGCAAATGAACATCCTGAAAACGGTTCAATAACGATGAATAATTTGGTGGCAGAAGGCTATTTAACGGCAAAGCAGGCTCAAAAAGTCAAAGATTTAAATATTACAGTTGCAAATAATGAAGCGCACAAATAG
- a CDS encoding prepilin-type N-terminal cleavage/methylation domain-containing protein, with protein MKRTNSGFTLLESLIVLSIVASMLLISCTIKPHYQQMAQWEPAFKSQWHQTRLTAQQTQKNVTVTFDRDVVMFGPDSFKYPKGYSNHVCTQIKILKTGYVAPTTIVLTTGKQTIKIIFSLGGGEYRVEKT; from the coding sequence ATGAAGCGCACAAATAGCGGATTCACTTTATTAGAATCTTTAATTGTACTTAGTATCGTGGCGAGCATGTTATTGATTAGTTGTACAATAAAACCACATTATCAACAAATGGCACAATGGGAGCCAGCGTTTAAATCTCAATGGCATCAGACTAGATTGACTGCACAGCAAACACAAAAAAATGTTACTGTGACATTTGATAGAGATGTGGTGATGTTTGGTCCTGATAGTTTTAAGTATCCAAAAGGTTATAGCAATCATGTATGCACACAGATAAAAATATTGAAAACGGGCTACGTTGCGCCGACAACAATTGTGTTAACAACTGGTAAACAGACAATTAAAATTATTTTTAGTTTAGGAGGGGGCGAATATCGTGTTGAAAAGACGTAA
- a CDS encoding holin has product MDLITFFNSLTATVYGFITLFTWVAVQAIKQTKIDNHWLPLVSIVVGTLVGFVAASYIYATDIWLGAAFGFISGFAATGLNEVLNHYAFNPMKESEK; this is encoded by the coding sequence ATGGATTTAATCACTTTTTTTAACAGCTTAACAGCAACCGTATACGGATTTATCACACTATTCACTTGGGTAGCGGTGCAAGCAATTAAGCAAACTAAAATTGATAATCACTGGTTGCCACTGGTGTCAATTGTGGTTGGCACGCTAGTTGGCTTTGTAGCCGCTAGTTACATTTACGCAACAGATATATGGCTGGGGGCAGCTTTTGGCTTTATTTCAGGATTCGCTGCCACCGGACTAAACGAAGTATTGAATCATTACGCATTCAATCCAATGAAAGAAAGTGAGAAATAA